TATTATAGATTCCTGTTACTTAGATATCCTAGCAGCTATAGTACTTTACACTAGTCTTTTTCACTTGAACTCAGCGAGAGAGTGTAATCGATGACTTCAGAGCTGGAAAGACATGGGTTTTGATTGCAACTGATGTGCTTGGTCGGGGTATGGATTTCAAAGGTGTCAAGTGTGTGATTAATTATGATTTCCCAGATTGTGCTGCTTCATACATTCACAGGATTGGTATGTTTCTGAACCTCTGGATACACTCCTATGTCTATATGTGAGGTGATTGcatataatttcattaaagTCTGACAAAAATGGAAGAAGCCATAACCATGTTGTGAGCACCAATAATAGTGGAAGACATTTCGATCCAATTTATCAATCTGTTAGCCTTAGGCATTGAACTGTCATTTATTTTAAGAAGATTCCTTAATTTCCTCGCTTCACTGTGCCTTGAGTGTCTTTAATTCTGATTTTGTATGATTTTCAGCTGATAGTCCCTTACATCTGTTTcaagtaattgtttttaattatagtatGGAATTAAATTGCCTCTGATTTCTGAGTCCTGTGGATTTCTGGCATTCAAAGAGTTCTCAACACATAATTGTAGAAAAGCAATAATAATTGTTGATTCATTTACAAGGATTGTGTTTTTGTTGACAAATAGAAAACTAATGCTGCTAAACTTTCTTGATTTATCGAATAGGTCGGTCGGGCAGAGCAGGGAGGATTGGTGAAGCTATTACTTTCTACACGGAACATGATATTCCATATTTGCGAAACATAGCTAATGTGATGACTGCTTCAGGCTGTGAGGTTCCATCTTGGCTCACGGATATGCCCAAAAAGAAGTGGAAGAAGCACTGTCCACGAAGAGAATCAATCTCAACAAAACCAAAAGATGAGGAAGAATGAAACAGTATTGAAGCAAACTTAAGagaattttgtgttttgtttttcggAGACAGGGTAGCAATCAGCTGCTTTGAATCTCTGCCTCCCATGGTTCGCACCTATAGCTTGTTGTCAAtcttaaagaattaaaagttgtGTTTACTTTCAGAAAATAGTATTTCAATTTACATCtctagtttttctatttattctAAACATGTTTTTCCTTGGAGAATTAAGGAAACATgtttattaaatacatttttaatatccTAGATGGTGTTTTTCAAGTTGAGACCCCCCCAGTAACTTGAACTAGTTCAAGGGAAGTTTGATGAATGGgttgatttaataaataaatgtgtACGTGTGGCAAATGAAAGTTGTACCATCAATCATGTTTATATCTAATTGCATGTTATCATTGTGACATGTTGACTTTGAGGAATTtatggaatttttattttccaacacttgttataaaaattcatatggtttttattgtaaatgtttttttgtattataattaaatgtattaaaattaaaaatagtattgtttgtgtaataaatattattatttttaattaaaagtattaatataaaaaatagtattattaatatcataaatattattattattattattaaaaagcaataatagatttgatttaaagggtagaattacaaattattattattattattaccataaaaaaaccataattttttttttaaataattaaaagatataagAACTTAGACAGACAAGTtaaatattactattaatattaagttaaatattaatattaatattataaatatttatgcttGGTTCATCATTGTGCAAGATCCAAAATAACAGGTCCTGTCCAGATAAGACTCAAAATAGCCTTGTGTCTCGGCCTCTGCAGGACCCAAATTAACATTGGATCCTACCGGAGTCAATacccaatttttttatgaacataaAAAGTAAGCTTGCAGCATAGCGCGAACCTCCTTACTAGTTTAAATAAACAATGTCACTCTAAAAAATATCCACAATCTTAAGACTAAATGAGTTTGCATGCATTCATTATATGCTTGTTTGCCAAATCTAATtatattatctaattatttagtttatttaaatttttgataacattgtttataaaaactaaattataaacttgatacttgttacattttttatgctaaatattgtttattaatttgtatgttgaaattttaatttgtctactatatttttttgtgttttgaaagtttgtagctaatttttaattataaatatttgaatgttATCTTAGAAAATTATCATGACTTCAATACAAAAGAAGGTTAATGTAACCAATCTTACTTCGATAAATACTACTTTAGTAGAGAGgatttcatcattattttttatggtgtatagtaagaaacttgaaaaattcaaaagattaaactttaagagatagaaaaaaaagatgtaattTTATATGACCACCttgaatttgataaaattctTCTATGTAGAAGCACCAAATCTTTCAAATAATGAATCTCTAATCTCACCATTTTGACAGCTTGGATGCATGGAATCTTAGAGATTACATCTTGAATAGATTGAAAAACATACTGTATAATATGTatagttcaataaaaaatataaaaatattctgaaaagttttgaaaaaaaaatataaagttgaaGATGTTGGTATGAAAGAATTCATAATTGATAAATTTCCAGTTAAACAATGTCCATTTATAGGGAAAATTGTTAAGAATTTGTTTATAAACTTTTGAGATTAAATTTAAGGTGCAGTCCATTCACTTCTACAATTAAGATTCTATTGAAAATTATTCTTtatcaaaaatactttaatatataatattaacttatttaaaataaattacgagTGAATTCATATTGATTTTAAAGAATCAATCCTTGGTTGACatattttataaacttaaaaGCTATTAATCCAACATTAAAAGATTATAAGATTTTCTAGTAATTAAAGATTCAAAATGAGACCCATAGAGCACCACAACGTTCATGGTCACTTGAAATAACATGGCATGGAAAGGGTACGAGCTGAGGCTCAAACCCGAGGTTGGGGTTTAAGATTTAGCTTTGGTTTGGGTTTGAGTTTAATATAAAGTAACTTTTTAGTTTacaagaaattctttttttttctagctaaTGAATAAATAGTTTGAACAGTAACCTTCCTCTtcctatataatttatttttaaaggaaaaacatctgattttttaagataaaaaaccatcatgtttttttttttttacaatttttatgaaaaaataattaagggaAAACAGCGAGAACAACAAGAATTTACTCAATAGTAATTACcataatttatttctcaatAGTAATTGTTCCAAAAATCAGTATAAAAAAGGTTGAACAGGAGATGTTCCAtacatttttgtcttttaatttttaaaacatagatgattttcaccaattaagacATGGAAAAGATATGAAGGAGAAGACAATTTGTCTGTAATTTACATTTGTTTCCTCCTTCGCTACCATCTatctaaaattattgaaataactCTTAATTATCAGAAACATGAATATTTTAGAATCGACAGccaaatatttgaatttttaggaaTTCTCTCTAGAAATTCTAAGAATTGTGTGCTAAAGTTGTAACTTATACATCATCTATAAGCTACGCACACCTTGTACATCTATATTGATGCTGGTGTAGCTAtatacaaacttttttttccctctaatttcttttaatatatgcatccttttattcatttatttgagAGCACGAACTCTTATTACAAAGCTAGATAGGCCTGTCTTTGCCCCTTAGCTTAACGAAGGTAGAAAAACTCAACGAAAGCATGCATACAGTACATGATGGATGGTATAAATACATCATCTTTTTATACTTTTCTCGTAGGAAATTTGTAGTCGGCGCAATTGGTCCCCTTGGACAAAATTGATGAACTGAAACCCAGTTTCTTTGACTGTAGATCGAATTGTAGCAAATTGTCCTCCAACTGGAGACCACCAATCATAATCGATGGGCCATCAATGGCCCCACCATCCACAACACCCAAGCACCAAAGATCAACACTCTTCTTTGTAACCCTCACCATAGAGTTCGATCCAAACATCTTCCAAACCACATCTTGTCTATCCAACACAAGTTCGATTATTGGTACAGCCGGTCCCATTTGTGTAGTCTTCACAGCACTCGCAGGGTAGCAGACACTGAATGGCTTAACAGGCTTTGTTGTAGTAAGATTGAAAGCAGAGGAAGCTGCTTCCCTCAAGAAAGCCAGAGTAAAAGCCTTGTAAATAGAACTCTGTAACTTTGTGTATGGCACAACAGTGCTGATCCTGGTCCCCCCAGAACCAGACTGACCATCAATGGCCAACAGTGTTTTGTTAAAAGCCACCATCTTTCCGTTCACTTTTATGGCAGTCAGCCCCAAATAATACTCAGGAGAGAGAGTGTGGGTATTTGGAACAGCATCCCTTCCAAGCGGGTTAAAAATAAGAGGAGTGTAAAGAAGTGATTTTGAGAGGTCAATTCCATGCAAGAAATTATAAGGCCCTTTGCTACCGAAAAGAGCCACACCAGGTTGAGAGATGGATCCTGACAGGCACATAGCAAAACAATTTGGAGAGGAAGAGAAGGCTTTATTGATCTGTACTGGGATTGAGAGGTTTGAGTTGCCCAGGGAGGCTAAGCCAGTTACACCCTTAGCCAGGCCTTTCAGAAAACCAGCTCGGGCACAGGAAAAGATGAAATTATCGATCGAGGAAAGAGAGCCTAGGTTATTGAGCAAGGCGAGATAGTCAACAAGGGCATCGTTGAGGCCATTAACTTTTTTGTAGTCAACAGGTTTGATGGGGTTATCGGGGAGGAAGAGGAAAGAGTTGTTTGCACAATTTGGACCCGGTGGACCGTCGCAAATGTCCACGCAACCATAAGAACCAAGAGAATTAGCGATGGAACTGTTACAGGGGACATGTTGGTAAGTAGAGGAAATGTAGTCGTCGCAATTTACCCAGCTGTATGTAGCACCAAGATCCAAGAGCAATTTGGTGGGCATGAGAGGGGTTTTTAGGTATGCAGTGATGATATATTGGCTGGTTGAATGGTCCTTCTGGATTGGCGTTTGGAGGGGCGTTTGGAGGGGAGGAGCTGCTTGAGAAAGGATACACgataagaggaagaaaaaaatcagaagaGGGACTGCTAGCTTTGCCATTGATAATTGTTTCGAGTGTTGTTGAGAGCAGGATTAATTATGATCTAGATAATGATGTGAGAGTCATTTATAGTGTTCGCATAGAGTCCTGTGTTCCATGGGAAGTACGTGCATGTTCTGTTCTGCCGGCGATGAATCTCAAGATCTCTCTGTGTGCTGCACATGACGGCATGCCGCTTAGGAATTTTGCCAACTGTAATTGATTTGACTCGGATAAAGAAGCAACTTGTAGCATTCTGTGAGTGCGTGTCTTCATGGATAACAAAACATGGTTTCCTAAAAGTTGATataaatgattaataaaaaatatatattggagaAACGTATTTGACTTTTCGTCAATGCATATATATTCCCTAATTTtgcaaatttgtatttttttggtaatttatatattctttaattaaaactaggtttgcatataaaaaaataactgttcATGCCATGGTGGTGTATTTATTAGTTTAACCCACTAATCTACCTATACGAAGGTGAACAACAAAATCATTGAGATTTAGTTAGTGTTTCGCAAAGTTGCTGGTTGCatgtttgtcaattttttttttaattatatttggtgTAATGCTGACAAAATCATGAGTTGACTCATAAAATCGTACAAGATAAAGCTTCAACATAcactttgtttttaatattttttttaaggttgaataagtacttgcatgaaattaaataaatatttttaattaacaataaacaatgaaatacatttttaattacaatgCATGTATAATCTCTAACATTTCGAATGGATACATTCATCTATGTTGGACTAAACCTCTAAATTTTGCCTCATATAGTAAATGTATGGGTATATGCTCCATTGAGTTAAAAAacgatggagggaatatcatctcaagttttcaATTGTTTATAATAGGAATGCTACATGTTCTGCACTTGGTCAGCTTAACATTTTCAAGGGAGTACAATATACAGAAGTTTagacacatgttaattttctagtagcttaaaccgaggggtttcattatGGACTTAATAACATAGAAGTTTTCTTTCAGTCCATTCAACAATtctgtcataaccggcctcacttaATCCataatctgacttgatggtaGAGCACCTGTGCAACGACTGATAATTTACTATAATTTGTgtagccatcccataatggttcatcagaatctttcaaaagataaaaaaaacctagccatGTCTGTATTAGGTTCTTCATTTCTGATTGGACATTAAGTGACATGACTTTGATTTATTCTCatcgcatccataaccatagtcctataaggattactgtCGTCATTTACAACTCCATGCATGTTGTTAACATTAGGGatgttcacggttcggttctGTTCGGTTTAGACTAAAAAACCAACCGAACCGAATTacattaattttgtgaaatattaACCGAACTGGACtgaaaactggttcaaactgaACCGGTCCAGTTCGGTTAAATCCggtttttttggcaaaaaaccGGGAAACCTAATCCCATCATTTAGACTCATTTGTTTAGCAGAGTGAAGAAGATCTGTTTCGATTTCAATTCCTTGATCGAAACTGCCAAAAAGACACGATACGGGGAGCCATACTCTACGATCTGGTCTAACTGATGTTCCCCAACACTTCAGCAagataaagaaatataatagCTAGTAGATGAGTGAGGCATTAGTTCTGTTAGCTTGAAGTTTGCTATGGCCCCCTCACTGAACTAATTCATGTAGCGAATCCAAAAAATTGATGATGTCAGCCTATTCTTGCTTTACTGACTAGATCACTGTTTCTTGAGCTTGTAGAAGCATTTGATGAGGAGGTAGATGTTCCGCTTCCATCACGACTATCGGCTGATTTAGACGACTTTTGTGGGAGCCTATTGACTCAAGTCCATAGAATGCTTTGAGAGGAAACTGAGAAAGGAAGATTGGGAATTAATTGAGAGGAAGATTGAGAATTTCTCTGGGCAAGCGGCGGCTTTTTGTGAGAGACATGAAGAGGAAGGTTATGTTAATTGTTAGGGTTAGCCGGTTAGGTTACAATTTAACTATTTAACCAATAAAAcctcaaagaaaaataacaatttaactattttttaaataattttatcacatttatcatattttttaatctttaatcatatataaaatgtcaagaccttgttttaattttttttttaaaacatgcttttaagaccatgatgaatttttatttaaaaggtaGTGTTTGCAATTTACAAAGCGTCCCGGCACTTGGAGTTCCATTTATATGGTCAAGCTTGCATTCTTTGGTAATCAATAATGTGAAGAAGGAAAATCAAGGAAGATCCTGGTGCCCACTCTTGCAGGGCCTTCCAGAACTCTGCTGAATCTGTTTCATTGTTTGTGGCATTTAATATTATAGATTCCTGTTACTTAGATATCCTAGCAGTTATAGTACTTTACACTAGTCTTTTTCACTTGAACTCAGCGAGAGAGTGTAATCGATGACTTCAGAGCTGGAAAGACATGGGTTTTGATTGCAACTGATGTGCTTGGTTGGGGTATGGATTTCAAAGGTGTCAAGTGTGTGATTAATTATGATTTCCCAGATTGTGCTGCTTCATGCATTCACAGGATAGGTATGTTTCTGAACCTCTGGATACACTCCTATGTCTATATGTGAGGTGATTGCATATAAGGTCATTAAAGTCTGACAAAAATGGAAGAAGCCATAACCATGTTATGAGCACCAATAATAGTGAAAGACATTTTGATCCAATTTATCGATCTGTCAGCCTTAGGCATTGAACTGTCATTTATTTTAAGAAGATCCCTTAATTTCCTTACTTTCACTGTGCCTTGAGTGTCTTTAATTCTGATTTTGTACGATTTTCATCTGATAGTTCCTTACATCTGTTTCaagcaattgtttttaattatagtatGGAATTGAATTGCCACGTTGTGAGTATCATTTACAAACGTAGTAGAGAAATATGAAAGCAGTGTGTTGTGGAGCTTGTGTGGATTAATAATGGAGttgccaaagaaaaaaaagagaaacagttATGGGAACCCATCTCCTCTTCCTTCCATTGTTGCGCAAGTTGTTGATTTTGGCCACTAAAAATGACCCCAAAATCAGAATTGGAGGAGCtacgattattattattattctcttgAAGACCAATACTGGTGGTGACGCTAGGAGAAAAGGACTTGTAAGAATCTTGCAATTGTTGTTTCTTGGCTTAGCAGCAAGATTTGGAAAATTAAATGGGTTGAATTCTTCATCATCGTCATCAAAAGTCAAGCACTCAAAAGGGCTTTCATAATTCTCAACGATGTTGATACTGACAAAATTAGctgtattatttcattaatctGAGTACAAGATATAGAGATACAAGGGACTATTCAAGGAAGCTAATTAATGCCTATACAATATTTTCGGCTACAATCATGTTGTCCCTTAAGGGAAGGGATTCCTAAGTCTAAGCTGGCTAATTGCGTAACTCACGccaacactccccctcaagttggtGAGTAAATGTTCCTAACACCTAACTTGTTGAGTGAGTTGTAAAAGTCTCTACTGGAAACCGCTTTAGTAAGAATGTCAACCAGCTGATTTTCAGATTTAACAAAAGGGAACTGAATAATCCTTTCTTCCAAGTTCTGCTTGATGAAATGTCGGTCTACCTCCACGTGCTTGGTGCGATCATGTTGAATTGGGTTGTGAGATATGTCAATGGTAGCTTTGTTATCACATAATAAATTCATTGCAGAGTCAGGAGGGAAACCGATCTCTGTTAGCAAACTTCTAAGCCAAATAAGCTCACACAATCCTTTCGCCATGCCTCGGAATTCAGCTTCAGCGTTGGACCGTGCCACTACCTTCTGCTTTTTACTCCTCCATGTAACTAAGTTTCCTCCCATGAATGTAAAGTAGCCTGAGGTAGATTTTCTATCCAAGATATTCCCTGCCCAGTCCGCGTCCGTGTACCCCTCAATTTTTAGATGGGCATTCTTAGAGAACATTAGTCCTTTTCCAGGTAATGACTTCAAATAGTGAAGTATTCGAATTACAACACTCATGTGGTCTTCACTCGGATTATGCATAAATTGGCTTAAAATACTAATTGCGTAGGCAATGTCTAGATGAGTGTGAGATAAGTAAATGAGTTTCCCTACTAGTCTCTGATATCTCACCTTATTTGCTGGCACCTGGTCCAAATATTCTCCAAGTTTATGGTTCTGCACAATCGGTGTATCCACAGGTTTACACTCGAGTAATCCTGCTTCTATCAATAAGTCTAGTACATACTTTCATTAAGAGAGAAATATGCCCTCTTTTGACTTTACCACCTCTATTCCTAAAAAATACTTAAGTCCTCCCAAgttcttcatttcaaattcagTAGACAATTGCTCTTGTAGCCTTGAGATTTCCTCGGCGTCATCTCCTGTAATTATCATAGCATCCACATAGACTATTAATGCTGTCACCTTGCTTTGTCGATGCTTCAAGAAGAGAGTATGGTCTGAGTTGCTTTGATGATAACCATACTTCCTCATAGCTGAACTAAATCGGCCAAACCATGCTCGCGGTGACTGTTTTAGTCCATACAATGCCCTTTCCAGTTTACAAACAATTTTGATCTCAACAAATCCTGGAATCCTGGCTGAATATCGATGTATACCTCCTCGTCGAGGTCACCATGAAGGAAAGCATTTTTTACGCCTAGTTGATGTAGTGGCCAGTCCAAATTTGCTGCAAGAGACAGTAATACTCGAACGGTATTCAGTTTAGCTACTGGTGAGAAGGTTTCTATGTAGTCTGTGCCATACGTCTGAGTAAAACCTTTCGCCACCAGTCTCGCCTTGTGTCGGTCAATTGATCCATCTGCTTTGTATTTTATAGAGAAAACCCACTTGCATCCcactaatttttttccttccgGTAATGGAACCAACTTCTaggtattatttttcttcaaggCTTCTAGCTCTTCTTTCATTGCTTTTGCCCACTTTGGATCAGATAACGCCTCCTCAACACTGCTAGGAATATGGCAAGAGGATAGTGTTTGAGTAAAGGTCTTGAGCAGCTTGGAGAGACCTTGAGTGGATACATAGTTTGCAATTGGATATTTggactttctttcttcttcctctgggGAGTATCTGTTTGGTGGTTTCCCATGATTGTGTCTAAAAGGCAACACATAACTAGTAGAAGAGTTCAGAATATTAGCATGTAAAGTTGCAGTAGGGGTACTCACCTCAATGACATTCTCAGTAAGAGGAGTGTTTTTGAGTACTGAGGAGTGAGGGGACTGCAAGTCATTTCCAGGTTCTTCATTTCTCAATTCGACATGCTCAATTTCCAGTTGCAGTTCATCCTCTCTATTTTCAGTTCCATGCTTAGTATTGCGGCCCGTTGGTTGTTCAACCTCTCTGTTTCCAGTTCCATGTTCAGTGCTGCTATTCACGGTTCTATGCTCAGTGTCATGTTCTGGTTGTACCTCGTGCAGTTCATCCTCTTTGTTTCCAGTTTCATGTTTAGTGCTGCTATTTTCAATTCTATGCTCAGTGTCCTGCTCACAACTATGTTCACCCATAGGGGTCATCAACCAATTCGACTATTTTACTTGAGTAATCTCCCCTTGAAGTGAAGAATTGGGTACAGGTGAAGGGAAAAAATTTTCGGACTCAAGGAACGTAACATCCATGGTGGTATAGGTTCGATTTGTTTTGGGGTCATAACACCGGAAGCCTTTTTTATGCAAACCATACCCCAAAAACAAGCACCTAACGACACATGGTTCCAGTTTTGTACGTTGGTTCTTGTGGAGGTGGATAAAAACAACACACCTGAAGATTTTAGGAGGAAGCATCAATATTGAAGGAAGGGATATATGAGTAGAGAGGGTTTGTAAAGGGGTTTTAAAGTGTAAGATTTTAGATGGTATACGGTTGATTAAGTATACGGTAGTAGCCACAGCATCCCCCTAATAGCAACTTGGCACCATTGCTCCAATGAGCAGAGCACAGGCTGTTTCAAGTATATGCTGATTTTTCCTTTCGGCGATACCATTTTGCTGTGGTGTTTGGGAGCATGAGGTCTCATGAAGGAGGCCATGTTGCTAGAAATAGGCCTGAAATCTTTGGTTGATGAATTCACCACCATTATCGGAACGAAGAATTTTTATCTTAGAAGAGAATTGAGTTTGAACCATGGCATGAAATgcttaaaaaatagcaaaaacttCATCTTTGGTTTTAAGTTGATAGAGCCACGTCATTCGAGTGCAGtcattgacaaaaattacaaaccaGTGGTGACCAGAGGAAGTAGTTATCGGGGATGGTCCCCACACATTTGAGTGTATCAACACAAATGGAGTATTAGTTTTATTCAAGCTAACTGGATAAGAAACTCGGTGGCTTTTAGCCTTGATACATGTATCACATGTGAGGTTGGCATGCTGCAACCGTGAAAACAAAGATGGAAGTAGATGCTGGAGATAGCCAAAGGATGGGTACCCCAAACACCTATGCCAAAGCCAAATCTGTTCATGACTACTAGTTTGATGGTGCATGTGATTTGCTTTGCCTAGGCTGAAGTCATCCAGGTAATATAGTCCCCTCCCTCTTAGTACCACGACCAATAATCTCCTTGCTGAAAACATCCTGAAGGAGGCAAAAAGTAGAGTATATCAGTACAACACAATTAAGTTCTTCAGTAACTTGACTCACAAACATCAACTTATTGGAGAGTGAGGGAACAAGAAGTGTGTGAGACAAGGAGAGGGAGGGAGACAGGGGCACAGTTCCAGTCCCTGTGACTGGGTATATTGCCCCATTGGCATTGGCAATGCAAGTCCTCCTTGGCTGAGTTATGTTGGAGAAGTCATGTGGATCATATGTCATATGATCCGTTGCTCCGGAGTCGATAATCCAAGCATTATCATGTTGAGTACTGGAGCTGGAAAAAACATAACCATAATTACCTTGATCTGGGATTGAGGTAGAAGATTTAGCTAATGGAATAAGGGATAGGTAAGAGTCAGTTGTGGCTATCGCCTTTGATGGCCATAATAGCCCCACTAGTCACTACTTCTGCTCCCAACACCATCACATATTGTCTAAGATCTTCCCTTCGAATGTGAGCATATGCCTGCTCAATTGAAGGGAAGGGTTTCATGCGAAGAACATCGCTTTGAACATGATCAAGTTGATCATCTAATCCATCGAGAAACATGTACACTCGCTCCTCCTGTAGGATGAAGTTATATCTTTGTATGTTAGTAGTGCATTCCATTGGATTTGGTCGACGAAAGTCAATCTCTAGCCACAAACCCTGTAGGTTGTTATAGTATTTCTCTATAGATCCGCCTGCTTGTTTCAATCGAGATACACGACGTCTGAGTTCGTATACTTGCGAGGTGTCCATTCCATCAAAGTATGTTGTGGCAACAGAGTCCCATACTTGCTTAACTGTTAGATAACGAATAAAGTTCACAACCAAGGACTGGTCCATGGAGTTGATTAACCAACCTTTCACCATGGCATTCTCAGTGCGCCACTTACGAAAGAAGGGGTCTGTTTCTGGTGGTTGGGGGTAGTCTCTATGGATGTATCCAAGTTTGTCTTTTCCAGAGATGTACATCTTGACAACCTGGGACCATAACCCATAGTTTGATCCATTCAACCTGATGTTGCTTGGAACCATCAAGGAATCATTGGGAGAGGTCTGGACCCTTGTCAAGacctttgtcattttttatgtcAGATTACCAAGGATAGTTTTAGTGGAGTCAGCCATGGAGGccatgcaaaaagaaaaaaaaaaaacttgacccCTGCTTGATCAAAAAACAGGAAACCCAAGAtcctgctctgataccataacaAAATTAGCTTTCTTCctgtattatttcattaatctGAGTGCAAGATATAGAGATACAAGGGACTATTTTAGGAAGCTAATTAATGCATATAAAATATCTTCGGCTACAATCATGTTGTCCCTTAAGGGAAGGGATTCCTAAGTCTAAGCTGGCTAATTGTGTAACTCACGCCAACAGATACTgctgtttcatattttttttaaaattaatatttgtatcGGATTAGTTTGtatgtatctcgattaattttacagGCCTATAGTTAATAATTATGTACGTTTCCAGTAGTTTTAAGAaaactcaaacttttaattattaaaaaattaatttaaaacttaactacttaaattatttatatagattTGCTACTGCTGTTTCTGTTTGTAGTGGTAGTAGCAGAGTTGCAATTGCTTACTGTTGCATACAAATCTCTGtccatttttataaaa
This genomic interval from Populus nigra chromosome 11, ddPopNigr1.1, whole genome shotgun sequence contains the following:
- the LOC133706198 gene encoding probable aspartic proteinase GIP1, whose product is MAKLAVPLLIFFFLLSCILSQAAPPLQTPLQTPIQKDHSTSQYIITAYLKTPLMPTKLLLDLGATYSWVNCDDYISSTYQHVPCNSSIANSLGSYGCVDICDGPPGPNCANNSFLFLPDNPIKPVDYKKVNGLNDALVDYLALLNNLGSLSSIDNFIFSCARAGFLKGLAKGVTGLASLGNSNLSIPVQINKAFSSSPNCFAMCLSGSISQPGVALFGSKGPYNFLHGIDLSKSLLYTPLIFNPLGRDAVPNTHTLSPEYYLGLTAIKVNGKMVAFNKTLLAIDGQSGSGGTRISTVVPYTKLQSSIYKAFTLAFLREAASSAFNLTTTKPVKPFSVCYPASAVKTTQMGPAVPIIELVLDRQDVVWKMFGSNSMVRVTKKSVDLWCLGVVDGGAIDGPSIMIGGLQLEDNLLQFDLQSKKLGFSSSILSKGTNCADYKFPTRKV